From a single Carassius carassius chromosome 8, fCarCar2.1, whole genome shotgun sequence genomic region:
- the LOC132144712 gene encoding probable thiopurine S-methyltransferase isoform X2: MSVQENQVMALSEWEDRWQEGRTGFHRSAVHNLLENNLDKVVCGRKEVRFFFPLCGKAVDMKWLADMGHTVVGVEISEKGIKQFFAEQNLPFNEEPVPAIPGAKVFKSADGKISIYQCDLYKFSSDVGGKFGGIWDRGALVAINPCDRQKYATLLMSLMNNDCRYLVDTLEYNPELYKGPPFFVSEEDVKKLFGEWL, encoded by the exons GAGTGGGAGGACAGGTGGCAGGAAGGAAGAACTGGTTTTCACAGATCTGCAGTGCACAA TTTGCTGGAAAATAACTTGGACAAAGTCGTATGTGGACGAAAGGAGGTTCGATTCTTCTTCCCACTATGTGGAAAAGCTGTAGACATGAAATG GTTGGCTGATATGGGTCACACAGTTGTTGGAGTAGAAATTTCTGAAAAAGGAATCAAACAATTCTTTGCAGAGCAAAATCTCCCTTTTAATGAAGAACCAGTACCAGCCATTCCTGGAGCAAAGGTTTTCAAG AGTGCAGATGGAAAGATCTCCATCTATCAGTGTGACTTATACAAGTTCTCCAG TGATGTAGGAGGAAAGTTTGGAGGAATTTGGGATAGAGGAGCGCTGGTGGCTATAAACCCATGTGACAGGCAAAA GTATGCTACTCTCCTTATGTCCTTAATGAACAATGACTGCAGGTATCTGGTGGACACACTGGAATATAATCCTGAGCTGTATAAAG GTCCACCATTTTTTGTATCAGAAGaggatgtaaaaaaattatttggtga GTGGCTGTGA
- the LOC132144712 gene encoding probable thiopurine S-methyltransferase isoform X1 produces MSVQENQVMALSEWEDRWQEGRTGFHRSAVHNLLENNLDKVVCGRKEVRFFFPLCGKAVDMKWLADMGHTVVGVEISEKGIKQFFAEQNLPFNEEPVPAIPGAKVFKSADGKISIYQCDLYKFSSDVGGKFGGIWDRGALVAINPCDRQKYATLLMSLMNNDCRYLVDTLEYNPELYKGPPFFVSEEDVKKLFGGGCDIELIESVDAFEEKHKSWGLDSMTEKVYLLTPKAQ; encoded by the exons GAGTGGGAGGACAGGTGGCAGGAAGGAAGAACTGGTTTTCACAGATCTGCAGTGCACAA TTTGCTGGAAAATAACTTGGACAAAGTCGTATGTGGACGAAAGGAGGTTCGATTCTTCTTCCCACTATGTGGAAAAGCTGTAGACATGAAATG GTTGGCTGATATGGGTCACACAGTTGTTGGAGTAGAAATTTCTGAAAAAGGAATCAAACAATTCTTTGCAGAGCAAAATCTCCCTTTTAATGAAGAACCAGTACCAGCCATTCCTGGAGCAAAGGTTTTCAAG AGTGCAGATGGAAAGATCTCCATCTATCAGTGTGACTTATACAAGTTCTCCAG TGATGTAGGAGGAAAGTTTGGAGGAATTTGGGATAGAGGAGCGCTGGTGGCTATAAACCCATGTGACAGGCAAAA GTATGCTACTCTCCTTATGTCCTTAATGAACAATGACTGCAGGTATCTGGTGGACACACTGGAATATAATCCTGAGCTGTATAAAG GTCCACCATTTTTTGTATCAGAAGaggatgtaaaaaaattatttg GAGGTGGCTGTGACATTGAGTTGATAGAGTCTGTAGATGCCTTTGAGGAAAAGCACAAATCATGGGGACTGGATTCAATGACGGAGAAAGTGTACCTTCTCACTCCAAAAGCCCAATGA